The Labrus mixtus chromosome 18, fLabMix1.1, whole genome shotgun sequence DNA segment TAGCACTTGAGCGTCCTCTTCCGTTCACCTCTGTAGCGTGAATGATCGACAGGTGTCATGGCGGCCTGATCTTTCTGGACTAAATTATTCCTCATGTTTGACCCTCGTCCTCTTCCGTACATCGTTTCCCTTTAAATCACAGCACATTATCTGACAGCTGCTTTCACATGTTAAAAACATCCTCCGACACGTCAATGAGCCACATCTTAATTATTCATGAGACATATTTAATACGTCATTGAacctttttatgtttctgtatcAAATCATGAAGGTCAGAAACTTTTCcaacactgaaataaaagaaaatacaaacgaGGAGATATTTTACCATCGATGTATTTTTTATCATTCTCTcccaaaaaagttaaaacaaagcaaacatgaaATCTTTACAACAAATCTGCACTTTAAAACATTCCTCACATGAACGTACAGCATGCATCGTTCAAGGTGTTCGAGTCAAATCTAAAATCACTGCACTAAACGTCAGGTAGAAGCTCAAAGGGTAAAAGATCgcaaaagtacaaaaacagaCGGTGAAATATTTACACAGGAGGAAACGAGCTGTACAAACGTCGACTAACgagcacttttctttttttacatcatgacgagtcctctcctcgctcccAGCATGCTCTCCTTCTTCTGTTTGCGATCCTCCGCCTGCTTCGCTCTCCTCTCGCCcctgaagagagaaacagaaacctcGATCAGAGACCGCCTCATCAGAGACCCAAAGCGGTCCGAGCTCTGCAGCAGGACCTACCTGGTCTGGACCTGGTGCTGCTTGTAGTTCTTCTGGTGAGAGTTGGAGATCACAGACTTGTTTCCTTCTTGGTTTTCTTTAGCTTCTCCAAACGGCTTCAGTTTCcctttaaaaagatgaataaccATGAGGGATCTGACCGCCGTCTGACCGTGTTGTAGAGAGACAGTGGACTGCTGTGGTACCTGTGTGAGGCTTGTAGCTGAGGGGGCGGGACAGACTCGCCTTCAGGTCAAAGCTCGCCTTCTTCTGAGTCCCGGGCGTCGTGGAAGTGCTCGTGTTGCCGGTGAAAACAAACGCTCCTAAAAACACGAGGTCACATAAGTGAAGCGGGTTAAACAACATGACTGAAGCTAAACCCCAGAGATGAATATGAGACGTTCCTGCGATGTGAGGCGTGTGAAGAAAGATCCGATCGCAGCCATCTTAACTTTCAAAtggtaaatattaaacatgtttaaaatgtttaaaacatctgATCTCCTGCTGTGTGGGCGGAACCTAAGGACAGACGAGCACGCACTCTGGACTGAAGGAAGCTCTAAAAACAGTCGCAAATAAATGATAACTCGCCTCCTGCCCACGCTCGAACAGAACATGTTAACAGCACCTCCACgtgaatatttaattaaaagtcCAAAAACTATTCCTGCTGCCTgtcgtcctccatgtttgtttgtcctttaaGTCTCGTTTGATGATGACTGattatttcagaatcagatttattgtccaggtatgtttacacacacacacacacacacacacacacacacacacacacacacacacacacacacacacacacacacacacacacacacacacacacacacacacacacacacacacacacacacacacacacacacacacacacacacacacacacacacacacacacacacacacacacacacacacacacacacacacacacacacacacacacacacacacacacacacacacacacagaatttaacttcagtgaactgtgctctcttatgtacaggtacaacattaaatatcaacagaataagaaaagactaatatttacatgaacatgaaacagtgcagtggtgaatagtgtaaaagatgatgaagtaacatgataaattatttataattatttccacatgtgtccatgtgtgctGCGTTCAGTcagcgcttttattttgaaattgagcgGGTGACTCTGCGCCTTCCCGTGTTTTCCTTCCTGCTCTGCTCATCTTGACGCGAGCTGCACGCGGTGTGGACGATCATTGACTAGAGAGGAAGTGAACAGCGCTGAAGTGCACGGCGATGACGGACCGCAGCGCCGTGTGGATATTAGCGGTGAGAGATTTAAGGAGACCTGCAGAGTCCGGACTCTGTTGCTGAATGAAtcgttgctctccacacacagcaggaaCTAGACCGTTATCTCTCTGGTTGTCTTAGTGCGGCGTCCGCGCTTCATCTTAACCATCTTCAGGTGAACTCAGATAACCTCTACGTGGATGAAGAGGTAAACAGTACCTGGGCTTTTGGTGGCAGAGAGAGCCGACGTCTTCACGCTGTTGGCCTTTCCTCCGTCAGCTGTTTGTCTCTGCGGGGTGCTCGACGCCACACAGGGCGACATGCGAGCGGGCGTCTTCACCATCAACCTCTTGTACTCGTTGTCATGAGTGGCTTCTGAAAACCTGCATGGCAACAAGGTTTGATGTTAAAGGGGAATAACAGCGTTTTAAACCTTTCATACATGTTTTCAtctaaatgacacaaaaagagtttttaaaggaacaacgtgcagaaatcaaataaactCTGTTGATATAAAAGTAGAAATGACTTCTTAAAGCGAGCGTGAAGTCAGACTCCCTCTgcgtttgttgttctcagctctgtgttcacactaaagggggcggagcttcctTCAGCTCGTTTCAGTTTCACTCAGAGACTCAAACATGTCTCACACGTTTTGTTCTCCAGGTGAACCCCTCCCACTCTAAACATTAACCCTGACACCacgtgaggggagagagaggccaCGCCCACTCAGGGACGCCGTGTTTAAAGAGCATTATAACAGGATGTCATCTCAAGAGAACTGAAGGAGACCAAACAGACTTTACAAACAAATTCACTTTGAGATGCATCTCgttattttcagatgtttttcagCTCGTCTGCCGCTCGCCGTCTCACTCACACTCGGTGGTGAAACAGGACGGGAGGGGCGGGGAGACGGTAACCTCTCCTGATGCTGATAGACGAGGAAACTACAGAACCCCTCAAAACCTTTTAATAAATCTTTGTCAGAGTGACCACAAAGAACCTAACTGACAGTGAACGGGAAAGAGTCGCTCACCGCACGTTGATCCTGCGCGTGGAGAGGACAGACGGTCTGAACGAAGCGACTTCCTTCACCGCCGGTTTGTTTGCTGCAGGTTTATTGGCAGAGAGCAGAGTTTTTCTGCGCCTGTCCTCGGCTGCTGTTTTAGTCGGAGGGGCGGGGCTAAACATGGACGTGCTGCTCGCCTTCTGTGGATAAAAAGCATGAAGGTTAAACGGGTCGGTGGGCGGAGTTTAGATCCTGCAGCTGTAATGTTCAAACTCACCACCGGAGGTTTGGAGTCCGCTCGCTGCAGTTTGGTTTTGTCTGCGAGCTTCTGAAAGTcagaacaaataaaagatgTAATAAAGTTCATAAAGAGATGTTCATGATTAAATCTCGTTCAGACGACCTCACCTTCAGCTCCTTCACTGAAGTCTTGAACGTCTCCATCTGTTTGGTTTTTCGCTGCACGTAAGAGTCGATGGACTCCATCTTGTTGAAATGAGCCTCATGGAGTTTTTTGAAGTctgcagaagaaagaaaacacaccgCGGTTATTCTGACTCGTAGACCGTCTCTGAAGTTcttaaagagtaaaaaaagaaacaaactgactCGGAGTGACGGGCTTCAGCAGCATCTTCTTGTCCTGCTGGGAGCCCTGGTAACGAGGGATCCTCCCCCCTCGGGACACTTTGGGAGCTTTTTTAAGAGACATCGagaatgaagaaagaaaaaagtttgattcGTGAAGTTCGCttcaaacatctttaaaatgtgactaAAAATCAGCCACAGGGGGAAAAGGTTCAAACTCACAAGAAAATGTGACTCACTTCATTATCTATACAacaatatgttttctttatttaaaagtagAAATGCAAATCCTTCAAAAAGGAGGCAGGACTGAGAAGGGAGGTTAGAAAGAAATTCAGGATTggaatataattttaaaaaggaaaaaacaaacggATTAATATTTGAAAGCTTAACgcatattaaatattaaagcatAAACATAACTCATTGTAGCTTTGAATACGTCATTTATAATCACTAAACTAGAATATTTCAGTCTTCATCAGGGTAAACTACTGACCTGTCTGAACAACCACAGGAGCTTCATCCGTGGTGTCCGGCTGCTGCTCACAGTCCGGGGGGGTCTGGTCCTCTTTAGGGGGCTCGTCTTCAGTCCGGTCTGAGTCCTTGGTAGAGGACACTTTTCTCTTCTTGGCGCTCCTGACTTCACAGGGTTCAGAAGACACGGCCTCCTCGGTGTCGACCTGAGAGAAACAACAGTCATTTAACGACTCCTCATGACGGTAAGGAACGAACGAGAACACAACAATGAAGAGAACgtcatgaacacctactaacttaatgatgatggtctccatattattgatgatgatgatggtaatgacgatggtttttgtttgataacgacgacttataagatggtttctatactgattagagctctcaagaactgccctcaatgttgtgctttgcctctggtcacttcctgtcagcacctgtgtgtccaatcagactcaaagctgatcgtttgctcttactgacattgttcccttttttctagatccttgtttgtgttgttcttactctctgatgtacgtcgctttggataaaagagtctgataagtgaattgtagaattgtagaagcgTTCATAAGAAGGAGGGGCTTATTAGGGGTCGGTTTCACCCGAGACTCATGCTGCACCATCTGGTGACATAGTTATGTTATCATGAGTCTACTTGTTTGGTCATCAAGGAACAAGCCGTGTTAGGTGTCGATACTGATTGCTTTTGTTGCCGCTCGATGTAGAAACTTGCTCCTGGTCACTCTGCGCTCTGGAAAACTTTTAGCATGTTTGCAATTTGCTCAGAATTGAGGAAAAATGTATTGCAACATCCATTTATCCTATTTAGGGTTGAATATTTTCTCCCTTCAGTTaatgtttacttttattgatccctgcaaaaaatgtcagtttttacactcagttagtcatgaacacacacacatgtagaaacAGGATCTTATGAacatggagagatgtcagagtgacggggcggcccacagcgggcgctcctgagctgatggtggggagggggtttggtgccttgctcaagggcacctcggcagctcaggaagtgatctgacacctctccagctaccagaccaacttccatatgttgtgtatttgtgttgatgtgttgtgtgtttgtgttgatgtgtttgtgttgatgtgtttgtgttgatgtgtttgtgttgatgtgtttgtgtttgtgttgatgtgtttgtgttgatgtgtttgtgttgtgtatttgtgttgatgtgtttgtgttgatgtgttgtgtgtttgtgttgatgtgtttgtgttgatgtgttgtgtgtttgtgttgatgtgttgtgtgtttgtgttgatgtgtttgtgttgatgtgttgtgtgtttgtgttgatgtgtttgtgttgatgtgttgtgtgtttgtgttgatgtgtttgtgttgatgtgttgtgtgtttgtgttgatgtgtttgtgttgatgtgttgtgtgtttgtgttgatgtgttgtgtgtttgtgttgatgtgttgtgtgtttgtgttgatgtgtttgtgttgatgtgttgtgtgtttgtgttgatgtgttgtgtgtttgtgttgtgtatttgtgttgatgtgtttgtgttgatgtgttgtgtgtttgtgttgatgtgtttgtgttgatgtgttgtgtgtttgtgttgatgtgtttgtgttgatgtgttgtgtgtttgtgttgatgtgtttgtgttgatatgttgtgtatttgtgttgatgtgtttgtgttgatgtgtttgtgttgatgtgtttgtgttgatgtgtttgtgttgatgtgttgtgtgtttgtgttgatgtgtttgtgttgatgtgtttgtgtttgtgttgatgtgttgtgtgttgatgtgttgtgtgtttgtgttgatgtgttgtgtgtttgtgttgatgtgttgtgtgtttgtgttgatgtgttgtgtgtttgtgttgatgtgtttttgttgatgtgttgtgtgtttgtgttgatgtgtttgtgttgatgtgtttgtgttgatgtgtttgtgttgatgtgtttgtgtttgtgttgatgtgttgtgtgttgatgtgttgtgtgttgatgtgttgtgtgtttgtgttgatgtgttgtgtgtttgtgttgatgtgttg contains these protein-coding regions:
- the nusap1 gene encoding nucleolar and spindle-associated protein 1, giving the protein MDFDSMKYAELRSVAKELGLKANMKADKLLKAIKQHYQEEKNQEDHGKEQEEEVVVEEDVTQERAQERKEDVSSSVVFVNTRRGKGNGTKRKVSDTATTSECDAELPPSAAEVDTEEAVSSEPCEVRSAKKRKVSSTKDSDRTEDEPPKEDQTPPDCEQQPDTTDEAPVVVQTAPKVSRGGRIPRYQGSQQDKKMLLKPVTPNFKKLHEAHFNKMESIDSYVQRKTKQMETFKTSVKELKKLADKTKLQRADSKPPVKASSTSMFSPAPPTKTAAEDRRRKTLLSANKPAANKPAVKEVASFRPSVLSTRRINVRFSEATHDNEYKRLMVKTPARMSPCVASSTPQRQTADGGKANSVKTSALSATKSPGAFVFTGNTSTSTTPGTQKKASFDLKASLSRPLSYKPHTGKLKPFGEAKENQEGNKSVISNSHQKNYKQHQVQTRGERRAKQAEDRKQKKESMLGARRGLVMM